In the Magnetospira sp. QH-2 genome, one interval contains:
- a CDS encoding ubiquinol-cytochrome C chaperone family protein: MGLFSLFQRNQHEAPARALYEALVAQARQPAFYSTLGVPDTPDGRYDLIALHAFLVMRRLKAENADPEDQKLSQTVFDIMFVDVDRNLREMGVSDIAIGGRVKSVAKGFFGRVAAYDGGLAAADDKVLMDSLRRNVYRKTEPDNDQVAVLAAYVRQQAFHLEQQSMGDLRRGEITFAGLPDVIEVRE, translated from the coding sequence ATGGGTTTGTTTAGTCTGTTTCAACGGAACCAACACGAAGCTCCGGCACGCGCGCTTTACGAGGCTTTGGTGGCGCAAGCGCGGCAACCGGCTTTCTATTCCACACTGGGCGTCCCCGATACCCCCGATGGGCGCTACGACTTGATCGCCTTGCATGCCTTTCTCGTCATGCGGCGCTTGAAAGCGGAAAACGCCGATCCCGAAGATCAGAAGCTTTCCCAAACCGTATTCGACATCATGTTTGTCGATGTGGACCGCAATTTGCGGGAAATGGGCGTCAGTGATATCGCCATTGGCGGTCGGGTCAAATCCGTGGCCAAGGGCTTTTTCGGTCGGGTCGCGGCCTATGACGGTGGACTGGCGGCTGCCGACGACAAAGTGTTGATGGATTCTCTGCGCCGCAATGTTTATCGCAAAACAGAGCCGGATAATGATCAGGTCGCTGTTCTGGCGGCCTATGTGCGTCAGCAGGCCTTCCACCTGGAGCAGCAATCCATGGGAGACCTGCGGCGAGGGGAGATTACTTTCGCCGGTCTGCCTGATGTGATCGAGGTCAGGGAATGA
- a CDS encoding outer membrane protein assembly factor BamE: protein MSIYTGIATILVLGGLTVGACSPRIDTRGNLPEDEMLAELRVGEYTREDVMDILGSPSATSEFGNQTWYYISKRTETTAFWAPEVKDRKVIVVRFDDKGRVAAIDKVGLEEGNFVETVDRETPTAGHELTVFEQLFGQIGRFSK, encoded by the coding sequence ATGTCCATATACACCGGAATTGCTACGATCCTGGTCCTTGGTGGCCTAACGGTTGGCGCTTGTTCTCCACGCATTGATACCCGAGGCAACCTGCCCGAGGATGAAATGCTCGCCGAGCTACGCGTTGGGGAATACACCCGCGAGGATGTGATGGATATCCTCGGCTCACCCTCGGCCACCTCCGAATTTGGTAACCAGACTTGGTACTACATCAGCAAACGAACGGAAACCACGGCATTTTGGGCGCCCGAGGTCAAAGATCGCAAGGTTATCGTGGTTCGCTTCGATGACAAAGGGCGAGTCGCCGCCATTGACAAGGTTGGCCTGGAAGAAGGTAACTTTGTCGAGACCGTGGACCGTGAGACCCCCACGGCCGGACATGAATTGACCGTGTTTGAGCAGTTGTTCGGCCAGATTGGTCGGTTCTCTAAATAG